A genomic region of Salinibacter pepae contains the following coding sequences:
- a CDS encoding lycopene cyclase domain-containing protein encodes MSYLSFHLIFLVPPILLMVAFHRRPRRMDDDMRVDLAIPIVCLIAFTYTTPWDNYLVAQEVWWYGANRVVGTIGYVPIEEYMFFVLQPILTGLFLYQYLYRVSPTPSTYASAAPWSGAALFAGITGLGAYLLTDGRASTLYLALILVWAPPILAGMWLYDGETLWAFRDSVLVTTALPTAYLWVADAVALHSRIWTISPEYTVGASVLGLPLEEALFFLFTNLLVVQGILLLLYGSHRAVTPDQATRLSAT; translated from the coding sequence ATGAGCTACCTTTCTTTCCATCTGATCTTCCTAGTCCCTCCAATCCTCCTCATGGTGGCGTTTCACCGACGCCCAAGGCGGATGGACGACGACATGCGGGTTGATTTGGCGATTCCGATTGTCTGCCTGATTGCATTTACGTATACGACCCCGTGGGACAATTACCTCGTCGCCCAGGAGGTGTGGTGGTACGGCGCCAATCGAGTCGTCGGGACCATCGGGTATGTGCCCATTGAGGAATATATGTTCTTCGTGCTGCAGCCCATCTTGACTGGGCTCTTCCTTTACCAGTACCTGTACCGGGTTTCCCCCACCCCGAGCACGTACGCGTCGGCAGCGCCCTGGAGCGGGGCAGCACTGTTTGCCGGAATCACCGGGCTGGGGGCCTATCTGCTAACGGACGGCCGTGCCTCGACGCTTTATCTGGCCCTCATTCTGGTGTGGGCCCCGCCCATCCTGGCGGGGATGTGGCTCTACGATGGGGAGACGCTCTGGGCGTTTCGGGACAGCGTCCTCGTGACAACGGCCCTACCAACGGCGTACCTCTGGGTGGCCGATGCAGTGGCCCTCCACTCCCGCATCTGGACGATCTCGCCCGAGTACACCGTCGGGGCGTCGGTCCTCGGGTTGCCCTTGGAGGAGGCGTTGTTCTTCCTGTTCACAAACCTTCTGGTAGTGCAAGGCATTCTCCTACTCCTGTACGGATCGCACCGGGCAGTTACACCGGACCAGGCGACGCGCCTGTCCGCAACTTGA
- a CDS encoding bacteriorhodopsin-like, with protein sequence MLQELPTLTPGQYSLVFNMFSFTVATMTASFVFFVMARNNLAPKYRISMMVSALVVFIAGYHYFRITSSWEAAYALQNGMYQPTGELFNDAYRYVDWLLTVPLLTVELVLVMGLPKNERGPLAAKLGFLAALMIVLGYPGEVSENAALFGTRGLWGFLSTIPFVWILYILFTQLGDTIQRQSSRVSTLLGNARLLLLATWGFYPIAYMIPMAFPEAFPSNTPGTIVALQVGYTIADVLAKAGYGVLIYNIAKAKSEEEGFNVGEMVEPATASA encoded by the coding sequence ATGCTACAAGAACTTCCCACCCTGACGCCGGGCCAGTATAGCCTGGTGTTCAACATGTTCTCGTTCACCGTTGCGACCATGACGGCGTCCTTCGTGTTCTTCGTCATGGCACGTAACAACCTGGCGCCGAAGTACCGAATTTCAATGATGGTCTCGGCGCTGGTGGTCTTCATTGCTGGCTACCACTACTTCCGAATTACCAGCAGTTGGGAAGCCGCATATGCGCTGCAGAATGGGATGTACCAGCCCACCGGTGAGCTATTCAACGACGCGTACCGCTACGTGGACTGGCTCCTTACGGTGCCGCTGCTGACTGTGGAGTTGGTGCTCGTCATGGGCCTTCCGAAGAACGAGCGCGGTCCGTTGGCCGCGAAGCTCGGGTTCCTGGCAGCCCTCATGATCGTGCTCGGCTACCCCGGTGAGGTTAGCGAAAACGCGGCCCTCTTCGGGACCCGCGGCCTCTGGGGCTTCCTGAGCACCATTCCGTTCGTGTGGATCCTGTACATCCTCTTCACCCAGTTGGGGGATACGATCCAGCGACAGAGCAGTCGCGTGTCGACGCTTCTCGGCAACGCCCGGCTGCTGCTGCTGGCCACTTGGGGCTTCTACCCGATTGCGTACATGATCCCGATGGCATTCCCTGAGGCGTTCCCGAGCAACACCCCGGGAACCATCGTGGCCCTCCAGGTCGGATACACGATCGCGGACGTTCTCGCGAAGGCCGGATACGGCGTGCTTATCTACAACATCGCCAAGGCCAAGTCCGAAGAGGAAGGCTTCAACGTCGGTGAGATGGTGGAGCCGGCCACGGCCAGTGCGTAA